AGTATGGGTTTGGTTAAAAATGCCGCAGGCCTAGCGAAGACAATTCAGCTGAGAAACCAAAGGAGCATCTAAAACATGTTTCATACCTCAATACAAAGTGTTCtgtaactataaaaaaaaaaagaaggaaagaaCATATACTAGTTTACGTACCCAAGAAGGTAGATGCGGATATATACAGCAGAGTCAAGCCCTGCGTGTTCTATCAGCTCAGGCTCAGGCATTCTAAGAGCTGCAGGCATCCAGTTAAGAAACTTGACATAAGTAGTCCAATCTAAGTTAACGAATCTGTTCATGACTCCTCTGGAACGCGTGGGGCTTCCTCGTATCCCTTTGAGATACCATTTAGGGAAGTAGACTCTGTCGTTAACAGGTTGAAGCCTAAGCATAGCGAAGGCAAAGAGGAATGCAAATGCAGACATGAGGTTTATAGCTGCTGAGAAACCAATGTCTTGTAAAGAAGCCATCTCTTTGGTAAGATCAAGAAAACCAAAAGGTCGAGAGATTGGGATTCAACCAAAAAAATGGAGAAACTTGGTGATTGGGTTATGTTTTTCTCAGATATTTTCCCGAGAAAATGGCGTTTTGGGGAGAGAAAGAGTGTTGGAGAATGGATTCATGGGAGAAGAGGAGGAGACGAGAGAGAATTGCGCCTTTGAAAATGTTTAGGTTTGAAGATTTTTGTGGACCTCTCATCTTTGCTGAATCAACCAACGGTCTCGAGGAAGGAGATGATGACATGGCGTAAAACAAGACAATACAACAGTACATTCTCATTTGTTCTGTCCCGTCCTCCAACAGTCCAACATAATGCTTCATGTTTCTCCTTCGATCATCCCTCCGAGGataaaaatcatgaaaaagcaaaaaaaaaacggtgTCGTTATAGTACCATTGTAAAAATTCTAGTATCAgtctaaaaacaatttcaatattACCATTGTCAACTtagaaaatcgaaaaaaaattatgcttGGTTAAATCGATGTCGTTGAGTTTCTCATCACTGATTTCATATGCGAACTAAAAATAGAAAAGGCAATTAACACAAGTACATAATAGTGATTGGTCGGCTCTATATCACAAAGTTGATAAATAAACTTAATATTAAGAGATTCATCAACATGTGCGATATAATAGTGATTTCTCATCACTGGACAATGTCTTAACAATCCTCATGTATGCAAGAAACATAAAAAGATAATTAGTAATTTGATTACAAACTAGCAAGGCTTTGTTTGCTACTTCCAATAagagtaacaaaaataaaataaaaaacaatgaaTAAAATGCTCAACGATCCAAGTTTTGCTCTATAAAGTGAAGAACAAACGTATTTTTGGTTCGTATCTGATTTCACTCAAGGTCCTTGGAGATAGGCAAGGGCTAAATGCAGTCGAGATAGCTGCTGCTTACTGGTTACTGTCGTTTGGCGTAGGATACTATGTCAACTCTATAAACAAGCCAAAAGGTTTTGGCCCTTCTTTTAGATACCAACAAAAATAAGTCATCGTTAATGGTGTAATTTAAAATCTGAGTTTAGGATCAGTTCAAACTAGTTCTGAATCAAatgacaaaaacaaatcgacAAGAAGTAAACAAATGTAAaacaataacaattttatatcCGACCTAAAACTCTGTTGGGGTGCATTTTATGAAAGACCAGATAAAATATTGGATCCAAAAGAGCAAAACtggttaattaaaaaaagtgCCATCAATCTTCCTCAAAGGTCACTCGAATTCGTGAATTCTCTTAGCCGATGTTAATGTGTTGGATAGAAGCATCGCTATGGTCATTGGTCCTACACCACCAGGAACTGGTGTGATGGCTGATGCAACTTTGCAAGCCTCCTGATAGCAAACGTCTCCAACCAATCGACGGCCACGCGGAGCACTTGGATCCTTCAGTTCATAGTATATTAATGTCACACACTACATTGATTTAAACCGCCACCGTATAACTGCTTTGTTCACTAACCTCAATGTGATTAATCCCAACATCAATGACGACTGCTCCCGGTTTAATCCAGCTTCCTCTAACCATGTTTGGTTGCCCAGCCGCTGCGATTAGGATATCAGCTTCCCGTGCGATTTCTTCAGGGTTCTTGGTTTTTGAATGGATAGTGGTAACAGTTGCATCCTCATTCTACacaatttaccaaaaaaatgtaacaaattAATTATCAAATATCCAAATGAAAACAATAACAATACCAATATTATGCATCATCTTAATTACCTGCAGTAAGTGAGCAACTGGCATACCAACAATGTTACTCCTTCCGATAacaacagctctttttccttcCACCTCAACGTTGTATCTGTGCAATAACTCGATGCATCCCTTTGGAGTACACGGAACAAAATCGGGTTCACGTCCCCGCATGGCTAGAAGTCCCATATTTTGTGGGTGAAATCCATCAACGTCTTTCTTTGGATTAATCGCTTTCAAAATGTTGTGTTCATTCAAATGCTGCATATACATATAGCATTCCGTTTGACGAAAAAATTATGATGAAGATAAAAACAACAGGAATGAGAGGAAATATTGTACCGATGGTAGAGGCAACTGAACAAGGATTCCATGGATAGAAGGATCCTCGTTGAAGCTTAAGATATATTTCAACACATCTTCCTCGGAGGAATCTTCAGGTAGACAAACATCAACCGATTTGATCCCAGCAGATTCAcaagctttcttttttttgcttacGTAACTTGCGGAATCTTGTCTGTCCCCAACGAGGATTACAGCTAATCCAGGAACCACATGTATTGATGCATCCATTCTTGAAACTTCGATTTTGATTTCATCTCTAATACTTTTTGCCTCTTTGTTTCCATCTATACGGGTAAATCCAGTATCCGGAGAAGAAGAGGAGCGAACGGAGAGAGTGCAGCCACGGATAGATGGAGTGGTGTGTAAGTGGATTTGGTCGATGCATCTGCGGGGCATGAAAGCATTGTTGCGGATGCTAGGATGGATGAGAGGAGACGTCGAAACGGTTAACATCAAAGACGCCATTATAGATTGCTCGGTACTTAGGTTAAAGAGAATGAGATACGAAGATCGTATAAACTAACAACGTAAGTCTCAAGCTATGTTTATGTTAAAAAGCAAATTATCCCTAGTCCAATTCCTTTAGGGCTTAACAAAAGCAAATAATTATCCTCGGATTTCCTCTGTCgtttaaatttgtaaacacGTTCGGTTGTGTGGTAAACACATATATACAAAAGATGAGATAATgatccaaaaatataatataatataaaatattatagagcAGATCTCTTAGATATCACcaaatttataacaaaaataatatacaaaataaaaaattcctAACTACGATTCACTAAATAGTAAAATGCTTAAATTACTTTAGACTCTAAACCGTACCCTAATCCTACGCTACTCTCTACATATACTAAATTTTAATCCTTTATCAAAGaagtctttttaatttttaataaatgtgattttaatttgtgttatgttatttttctaaacaaaatatattttatttatctatactattatttgagaagtgaatttgcttatGTTCTCCATATTTTTAGCTAAgtcattatttattttcattatttaactaattaaaaaaattaatatttgaaaaattatcgaaaaataaatggaaaacgtgaataaaaataaaagataatttcatgtatttatattatgtttatcttcatttttatttcttattcgttaattttataattagtagtatatatgcacatataataattagatttatcattttactaaaatattaaaataggtttataaaataactaaaaattgatttatatttgtttgtaaaCCTAATATGTCATGGAacttttctaaataattaaatttacttcagtattaaaatactaaaaagagatatataatcaataacaataaatttgatttatatttgttgTAAATTAACGTGATTTTGTCGtggtattttaatttttattcttattattaaaTCGcaagaataaaatttatttttatttaattttaaatttaatatttatttgttttggtttttataaatatttaaatggaattatctttaaaattttaaattatctgCCTCCAAAagagaatattttcaaaaacaaattaatttttttatttacaacaaatatcttatatacagaaaaattttaaattaactatatttacttttattttttcaagaaTTCACATAATTATaacttttgtaaaattaaatttctttaaaaGACTATTAAGTAAAGAAAAATgtgattgtattttttttataaaatccatattttagaaaatgatttttttgttataaatattaaagtttgaaagttgaaaaaccttttgaaaataagaaattatgatttaatgataaataaattatattttataggaaaataaGAATCTGcgttttaaaggaaaaaaaaagatatttactATAGCATTTAGAAATAGATATAACAATAGATAGAAAATGTTCTtatcttatattattatatattaatgttttgtttgtcGACATGTTTACTCTGTTTGAGTGTTTATTCAATTATAATGGTAGGTATTTCACAACATAATCATACATATGTCAATAGTTTTATTTACtttgataaatataatatgtaaagtTGGGTTCAGTTTAACATTTTTgtactttaatttattttgagattttgtagGTTTTGGTAATTTCAAGAATTTGTTTTAATAACATcactttatattaaaatttatattttatttaaacaattgtttataaatcaatatGATAAAACTGGTCAAagataacaatatattttaatataaaaatatcaaagttgtttttcaaatataatgtttttaaatcaatataagttttaaaaaattaagaaactgaAAGAttcataaaaatagaataaattattgtttgatttaaaatttttgatctTTAGATATTTAGTATACTTATTAATAAGTAGAGTTATTTTAATTGCATATCACTTTATGAGTTTATATTACATTATAGGTCACTTTCAGCTCCTAACCCACTTTTTCTAACATATTCCATTCTTTACTAACTAAAACATAACTAAAGCATAACTAATATGGCACAtttcttttacagttttttttttgagttattttcatTGCAGGTCACTTTATGAGTTTATATTACATTATAGGTCACTTTCAGCTCTTAACACACTTTTTCTAACATATTCCCTTCTTTACTAACTAAAACCCTTGTTCGGAAACTCGCTAGGCGCAACGCGTGCGGATGACCAGCGCCTAGTGATTTATCGAAAAATCGAAAATAAATGGGGGAGTAATCGGGGATTTTTTTATGGTTATAGTACTACTCACTAGTACAAATCTTCATTTGTGGATtccaaatattattaaaacttaggtcaattgttttgtttaaacCTTTTGGACCTACTAAAATGTGGTTCTAACCCGTGTATGGTggtattttatagttttttattatttactttgttttaataaatataaaaagataggtatatcttcatcttcttccttctttaTTTGGTTCTGCGATTAAACTTTTGGCCATCCATGgttctttctttattcttttttgttttcacttgaTTTCTTAATTTGTACACTATAATTGCATCAGATCTACAAATAGAATCATTTTCAGAGATTTTTGAGCTTTCCGGAAACAAAATTACGCGGcggtagtttaaaaaaaaaacattacgcGGCCGTGTAACCTTATACCACGCTCTGGGCGGTCGAAACTCAGGTTAGCGTGGAATGCATCTGAACTGGCCAAATTCGCCACGGTGACCCAACGCTTCACGATTTTGCGGACGATTACTGGCTAACCCGGCCGCCTTTTAGAACAAGGACTAAAACATAACTAAAGCATAACTAATAGGGCTCAtttcttttacagttttttttatcagatctggAACTCAGTTCACCGCAGAATGTTCTATgagttatcttcttcttttttttcagatctggtgGTTCTGTATTTTCTTACGGACGATTGATTTTACAAACCCTAAAATTACTAGTTATCCAATTTTCCAACAATATTATCGTTTAAATTCTAGATTCTAAAAACTAATTATCATCTTGTGGCGAATCTGAGATCCATCTTCTATGCTTCTAATATCTCAGATTCCTTCCAATATTTGAATCATGCGTCTCCTGCTGCCTCTGTACTAAAAGGTCACATATCCACGTCGTGAAGACAATCGGCGACGTGGATATGTGACCTTTTAGTACAGAGGCAGCAGGAGACGCATGATTCAAATATTGGAAGGAATCTGAGATATTAGAAGCAGAGAAGATGGATCTCAGATTCGCCACAAGATGATAATTAGTTTTTAGAATCTagaatttaaatgataatatttttggaaaattggaTAACTAGTGATTTTAGGGTTTGTAAAATCAATCGTCTGTAAGAAAATACAGAACcaccagatctgaaaaaaaaataagaagataaCTCATAGAACATTCTACGGTGAagttccagatctgaaaaaaaagagttattaaCATAAATAGATACATTTAGTCTTTTTAATAGACACATTTAGTCTTTTTATTACACATGAGAACACAAATTGCTACTAAGGTATTTGGTATTGGTTGAATACTCATTTTCCCTCTGAAAAGCTTAACTAATAGTGGGTATCTAGGTAATTTGCCATTGTATTTTTGGTTGGGCtggttagaaaatttgaaatttgaaattggATTGGTTTGTAGGTGTGGACGCAAAATTGAAGCTGATActtggttttttattttttttatttaccgAAGTCAAGTTTTTTTATCGTCCTAGGTTAATTTATTTTCCCTCGGTTTCGGTAAAATACAGAGAGGTTCCAGTGGAGAGAGCGACGAAAGAGATTTCCTGCAGATTACGTAGTGACGACGGAGGctgatggagaagaagatgtcatCGCGAAAAAAGCGAGCTGTTAAGAGAGAAGATAAAGGTAGATTTGGGGGTAGGGTTGTAAATCATTTTTTCagctagggtttcgattttgggTTCCGATTACGAGTCAATATCAGATAGTTCCAAATTCGGGTTTTGCGGCTAGGTTTTCGAATTTGGGTGGGGTTGTAGATGTCTGCTGATCGGGTTCCGATTTGGTGGATTAGGGTTCCGATTTGGGGGTGTGTGTTCCGTTTTGGGAGATCGAAaagatttaatttattttgggtATGTGTGTGTTACAGAGATGGCGCCAACAGAGGAGGGAGCCATGTACGAGAGGTTACTGCCGCGTTTGTTCGCGACAGACCGTTATCCGAGCAAACAACACAACTGTAACTCATCGCTTGAGTACCTGCTTCTAGTGAAGGATGTGCTTGAAGGAACTGACGAGATGGAACAGCTACTGGGGTCGTGCTTTGGACACTTATTCAGGTTGCCAGTAAGGGGATGTGATTTCTCGGCGAAGATAGTGCATGAGATGCTGACAATGCAGGTTGTAACAAAGAAGAGGTTTGAATTGTGGCCTGTTTTTGGTCGCCAGCCGATGAGGTTCTCGCTGGCTGAATTTGGCTACGTAACGGGAGAGTTTGAAGTGGGTATGTAGTTGATGCGTACATGtgtacaattatttttgttgcATTTGTATGTTTCTTGTGTTGGATAGGTGCAAAGATTGAGTTTAAGTTTTCGTAATGGCATTTAAACATGTGTACATTTGTTTGTTAGTGTATACGTGTACAATGATTTGTCCATGTACATGCACACAATGGTTTGTTAGTGTACATCTGTGGGGGCCTTTTTTCGTGTACAAGTGTACAATTATTTTAGTTACATTGGTATACTGAGGTTCGTAGCCAAGTTCTGATATTTCTTGTGTTGTCTTTGCAGCTAATCGTGCATCCAATGATGGAACTCGTGGAGGATAAGGAGGCGGGGTGGGGAAAGTTTGACTGTGAGATTCACGATAGGAAAGTGGGTTACATGGTTGAGATATTGAAGGCAGGGCATAAATTCCAAAAATGTGGTTTGCTTGTATGATATGTACGGAACATAGTTGTAAGAATGATGTTTTTATTCTTAATATTGCTATGTTGGATCCAACTAATGTATGCATGTATTGGGTGTTTTAATCTTTTAgcaaattttaatcaatttgataatttttattcCTAAATATTTCTAGGTTGGATCCAGCTAGTGTATGATGTTTGTTTATAAGATGTGTACATGCGGACAATGCGGGATAGTTGTACACATAGTGAAGCAGAGAAAGTATACATGCCATGGATTTTTAAAATCCAAAGCTGGGGGTTTGAAACATCATAATTGCGGGATAAAGAAGGTACTGAGCATCACAGAACATGAATATTTTTCCAGGCGAAGTCCATGTGTATGATAGTGGTTTGTGCACTTTGTACATGCGGAGAATGAAATAAAGTTGTACATATGGACACACCTAGAAGTATACATGCTACATTCGAATTGTGGGTGCTTGAATACGATCGAAGTATGGTTATGTGTTGTTTATTTTATACGATAATGTCAACATGCGGATAAAGAACCATGGTTGTACATATGGACAGACGGTTGTAATTGGTGTGGCGCTGTGGTGAACAAAGAGCTAAAGCAGTACAATTTTGATCACTGATGAGAAATCTATAGGCATAAACGTTTTTACAATTTGATAGTCTGATGGCTTGGGGTGTTGCCTTTTAATCGCATGCGTACATATAAGCGTGTTGTACAGATGGACAGAGTGATAAATGAAGTACATGTGTACGAGGTGCAGGGGGCCGGGTTGAACGGAGAGTAACGATCAAGGTCGGAGAGTAATGATCCTGAACATTTGTTGTTTATCGATTGAGAATGTCCAGTTGCCATCGTCGGACGTCTTCCATTCGCCGGCGACAACCATCTAGAGATCCGCCATGGAAGATACCTACAACAAGTTTCATGGTTGTTATTCAACGAGTGTTAAGATGTTGGgattacagaaaaaaaattgttaaacaaGATTAGCACACAAACTAGGGTTGAGAAATTTAGATTAATTAGCAAAGTTTCAGTTTTTTTCTCAGTGATGAACACAGAAAAAATCGACGCCGTAGGGAAGAGATGAAAGAGAATAATAGAAGAGAAAGTTGTTGATCTGGACCGTTAAAAATATGAGAGAAGATTGTTGATCCAATGGTTGTTGTTAAATGGAAAATATGTGTCTTTTCCAGTTCTG
The window above is part of the Brassica napus cultivar Da-Ae chromosome C3, Da-Ae, whole genome shotgun sequence genome. Proteins encoded here:
- the LOC106421366 gene encoding bifunctional protein FolD 4, chloroplastic-like: MASLMLTVSTSPLIHPSIRNNAFMPRRCIDQIHLHTTPSIRGCTLSVRSSSSPDTGFTRIDGNKEAKSIRDEIKIEVSRMDASIHVVPGLAVILVGDRQDSASYVSKKKKACESAGIKSVDVCLPEDSSEEDVLKYILSFNEDPSIHGILVQLPLPSHLNEHNILKAINPKKDVDGFHPQNMGLLAMRGREPDFVPCTPKGCIELLHRYNVEVEGKRAVVIGRSNIVGMPVAHLLQNEDATVTTIHSKTKNPEEIAREADILIAAAGQPNMVRGSWIKPGAVVIDVGINHIEDPSAPRGRRLVGDVCYQEACKVASAITPVPGGVGPMTIAMLLSNTLTSAKRIHEFE